One genomic window of Corallococcus silvisoli includes the following:
- a CDS encoding alpha/beta fold hydrolase has product MAFDYRSGAAVSRTLSQDLTRGGLPVAERYDFLAGDGVPLRLTRFVGGTKGPVLLVHGAGVWSGMFMLPTLRENFVQHLVRHGYDTWLLDWRASVQLPLRQFTLDDAADHDMPAAVRHVREITGAESVQAVVHCAGSVAFFMALAAGHLPDVRGVVASQVALHHDTPASTRLKAMLRVPELLDAGLDSLTPDDASRTPLFQAAFTRVAGLLRMECDSPVCHRLSFMYGRLYRHARLNAQTHARLEEQFGRCNLLTFRHLGQMARSGHAVRFDFGRAANLLRYGQARPPDYLDPEPFKRPITFVSSEQNRTYLPSSTERTFTWLREANGARYYQRRMLAGYGHLDTFMGSTAAEDTYPVLREALEFQPRAG; this is encoded by the coding sequence ATGGCTTTTGACTACCGGAGCGGCGCGGCGGTGTCGCGGACGCTCTCCCAGGACCTCACGCGCGGCGGCCTGCCGGTGGCGGAGCGGTACGACTTCCTCGCGGGCGATGGCGTCCCCCTGCGGCTCACCCGCTTCGTGGGGGGAACCAAGGGGCCGGTGCTGCTGGTGCACGGCGCGGGCGTGTGGAGCGGCATGTTCATGCTGCCCACGCTCCGGGAGAACTTCGTCCAGCACCTGGTGCGCCACGGCTACGACACGTGGCTGTTGGACTGGCGGGCCAGCGTGCAGCTGCCCCTGCGCCAGTTCACGCTGGACGACGCGGCGGACCACGACATGCCCGCGGCGGTGCGGCACGTGCGCGAAATCACCGGCGCGGAGTCGGTGCAGGCGGTGGTGCACTGCGCGGGGTCGGTGGCGTTCTTCATGGCGCTGGCCGCGGGGCACCTGCCGGACGTGCGCGGGGTGGTGGCGTCGCAGGTGGCGCTGCACCACGACACGCCGGCCTCCACGCGCCTCAAGGCGATGCTGCGGGTGCCGGAGCTGCTGGACGCGGGGCTGGACTCGCTCACCCCGGATGATGCGTCCCGCACGCCGCTGTTCCAGGCGGCCTTCACCAGGGTCGCGGGCCTGCTCCGCATGGAGTGCGACAGCCCGGTGTGCCACCGGCTGTCCTTCATGTACGGCCGGCTCTACCGGCACGCGCGGCTCAACGCGCAGACGCACGCGCGGCTGGAGGAGCAGTTCGGCCGCTGCAACCTGCTGACGTTCCGCCACCTGGGGCAGATGGCCCGGAGCGGGCACGCGGTGCGGTTCGACTTCGGCCGGGCGGCCAACCTGCTGCGCTACGGGCAGGCCCGCCCGCCGGACTACCTGGATCCGGAGCCCTTCAAGCGGCCCATCACGTTCGTCTCCAGCGAGCAGAACCGCACCTATCTGCCGTCGTCCACGGAGCGGACCTTCACGTGGCTGCGCGAGGCGAACGGCGCGCGCTACTACCAGCGCCGCATGCTCGCGGGCTACGGCCACCTGGACACCTTCATGGGCAGCACCGCCGCCGAGGACACCTACCCGGTGCTGCGCGAGGCGCTGGAGTTCCAGCCCCGCGCGGGGTGA
- a CDS encoding FAD-dependent oxidoreductase, whose product MAIAKRYDVVVVGSGFGGSIAALRLSQAGRTVAVLERGRRYAPGQFPRDVTRADELLWHHPSRPEARGLYDVRFLSGIGTVTASGVGGGSLIYANVHVRPDPIVFDHPRWPRGFSREALDPYYDKVARELDVKPFPASLPLRKRDLFQQAAGRMGRQTFDPPEAVSWTEPSAPGRKACQLCAECEFGCQHGAKNTLDLTYLARAEKLGATVWPGLSVSHVQRVADGYRVHYRDLATGEKASVEGRRVVLSAGALGTVEILLRSRDRARTLPLVSARLGHGYSGNGDFLGSLHGSRDEILPWVGPDVATVMRFFDAAPRFTLVTATFNKPATAVLAGLGQAQLGPLGGVAGPLWTKLWPLMHGAFSKGLFSKPLGHGVDPARTSNLFAIGQDNANGRMGLKGEHLDIEWDYARENAELVARMTGAMRELASQYGGTFAPLATWELFRRPFTVHSLGGAHLAESPAQGVVSKEGEVFNYPGLYVADGSVIPTSIGFHPVMTLSAVAERIVEAVAHGF is encoded by the coding sequence GTGGCGATCGCGAAGCGGTACGACGTGGTGGTGGTGGGGTCCGGCTTCGGGGGCTCCATCGCCGCGCTCCGGCTGTCGCAGGCGGGCCGCACCGTGGCAGTGCTGGAGCGGGGCCGCCGGTACGCTCCAGGCCAGTTCCCCCGCGACGTCACCCGCGCGGACGAGCTGCTCTGGCACCACCCGTCGCGGCCGGAGGCGCGGGGGCTCTACGATGTGCGCTTCCTGTCCGGCATCGGCACGGTGACGGCGAGCGGCGTGGGCGGCGGGTCCCTCATCTACGCCAACGTGCACGTGCGGCCGGACCCCATCGTCTTCGACCACCCGCGCTGGCCCCGGGGCTTCAGCCGCGAGGCGCTGGACCCGTACTACGACAAGGTGGCGCGCGAGCTGGACGTGAAGCCCTTCCCCGCGTCCCTCCCGCTGCGCAAGCGAGACCTGTTCCAGCAGGCCGCCGGACGCATGGGCCGCCAGACGTTCGACCCACCGGAGGCGGTGTCCTGGACGGAGCCCTCCGCGCCCGGCCGCAAGGCGTGTCAGCTCTGCGCGGAGTGCGAGTTCGGCTGCCAGCACGGCGCCAAGAACACCCTGGACCTCACCTACCTGGCGCGCGCGGAGAAGCTGGGCGCCACGGTGTGGCCGGGCCTGTCGGTGTCCCACGTGCAGCGCGTCGCGGACGGCTACCGGGTGCACTACCGGGACCTCGCCACCGGGGAGAAGGCGTCCGTGGAGGGGCGGCGCGTGGTGCTGTCCGCCGGGGCGCTGGGCACGGTGGAGATCCTGCTGCGCAGCCGAGACCGGGCCCGCACGCTGCCCCTGGTGAGCGCCCGCCTGGGGCACGGGTACTCCGGCAACGGTGATTTCCTGGGCTCGCTGCACGGCAGCCGCGACGAAATCCTGCCGTGGGTGGGACCGGACGTGGCCACCGTGATGCGCTTCTTCGACGCCGCGCCCCGCTTCACGCTGGTGACGGCCACCTTCAACAAGCCCGCCACGGCGGTGCTCGCGGGGCTGGGGCAGGCCCAGCTGGGCCCGCTGGGCGGCGTGGCCGGGCCGCTGTGGACGAAGCTGTGGCCGCTGATGCATGGCGCCTTCAGCAAGGGGCTCTTCAGCAAGCCCCTGGGCCACGGGGTGGACCCCGCGCGCACGAGCAACCTGTTCGCCATTGGCCAGGACAACGCCAACGGGCGCATGGGGCTCAAGGGCGAGCACCTGGACATCGAGTGGGACTACGCCCGCGAGAACGCGGAGCTGGTGGCGCGGATGACGGGCGCGATGCGGGAGCTGGCGTCCCAGTACGGGGGCACCTTCGCGCCGCTCGCCACCTGGGAGCTGTTCCGCCGGCCCTTCACGGTGCACTCGCTGGGTGGCGCGCACCTGGCGGAGTCACCGGCCCAGGGCGTGGTGTCCAAGGAGGGCGAAGTGTTCAACTACCCGGGACTGTACGTGGCGGATGGCTCCGTCATCCCCACGTCCATCGGTTTCCATCCGGTGATGACCCTCAGCGCGGTGGCCGAGCGCATCGTGGAGGCGGTGGCCCATGGCTTTTGA